The stretch of DNA GAGTAAGCAGCCATGGAAGTTACTGATGGCTGCTTACTATGTATTGATTCCTTAGTACAATAAGCGACCTTAGAGGTTACTGATAGTTGCTTACTGTGTATTGATTCCTTAGTACAAAGTAAATGGCCTTGGAGGTTATTGATGGTTGTAGGTGGCTGCTTATTGTGTACTAAGGGGTTCCTTAGTACAGAGTAAGCGACCTTGAAGGTTGCTTGTGGTTGTTTACTGTGTACTACAGAGTAAGCAGCCTTGAAGGTTGTTGGTGGCTGCTTACTGTGTACTAAGGGGTTTCTTAGTATACTTGTACATTGTTCACGAAATAgttgggacatcagcctcccaATCTTGAGGATCGTAGTAACTTATAGATTCATTGTGAGTTTAGGCTGCTATGTTTGTgtttttgcaattttcatttATGGCCTTTGACCGTGTACCATATAGGTATACTTTTCACGTTGATAGTCAACTTGCTTGTATCTAGCATGTCTCTTAACACATTTTCCAATTGATAACCCATCACCATGGCAGGTAATCAAAATCCATTAAAGACAAACCATTTAATCTTGAATACAAACACACATCATCTTGACATAAAACACATGTTGCATTATGTGCAATAGCCAATATGGGAGGCTAGTGCACTTGTTTAGAACCAATATCATCTCGGTCAACACTAATGACAAGTGtatagttttagtaaaattgtaTATCATTTAGATAATTATCTTACAtaaattcaatgtaaaaatcacTAAAACAACCTTTTTTGCATTAAAATACATAGTGAGGAGtgaagaaattataaaaaatggaatttaatgtatttatattGTACATTTTGTCGTTATTAATTTAAACGAtgtcaacaaaaataataaaattaaacataatttagtaaaaaaaggaataaaattgAATGTTAAGAAGAagtatcaaattgaacaaactgtacaaaaacaatatttaaatcttatttttttattggctaaaatgttatttattttaattgttctttattCTTATAGTTAAAAAACTTGTCTTTGTAGTTATCATTTTTCACCTTTTTCTGTTGAATAattccgttttttttttttctgttgaataattccgtttttttttttctgttgaataattctatttatttgaatttgacGTTTCGATTTATCATGGCTTTAAACAATTTTAGACAAGAAAGATAAGCAAAATTATCTGTATTGGTTATAAAATCAAAATCTTTTTTGACACCAATAAAATCAAACTTCTTAAACTATATAGTAGATATTACAACAAACTGCAGTAACTATGAgaacaaaatgataattaagcaaaaaattaaaaactaaaataaaacttattataTTTACGTGAATAAAAAACGTATTTATTCTGAAGAGTGAAAAGAAGCAGCATGGTTATGGAGGAATTTCggaaaacaaattaacaaaaattctCTCTGAATGTATTAGATCTGAAATCGTTGCTACTGGAAACCAATCGAAATTGCTGCaattaatttaaccattttccACTATTTCTCCAGATAAGATCAGATCAGATCCACAGCGTCTCGTTTCGCGGATCCACCGCCATGGATTTCATGAAGGTCTTCGATCAAACCGTTCGAGAAATGTGAGCGAGCTTCTCGATCCTTCCTTCATCTTTTTGCATTGcgattttcatattttttctttttttaataaaaacttgaAACCTATTTCAATCTTCTAATCGAGAATGATAGTTCGCCCTGCTCTTACGATTACGATGTTTGTTTATGCGAAAACAGAAAGAGAGAGGTGAATCTGAAGGTGCTTAAGGTTCCGGAAATCGAACAGAAGGTAAAACTGTGattgttgtgttttttgttttatttgtgcGGAGTTCATTGAAAAAATGTTACAACTCCTGCTATTTCGATTTGAAACACCGTTGTTAGAGTACGGGAAGTACAATATTTTGGATTTCTGTGTTTCTCTAAAATTGATAATGGAATGCGTGTTTGGAATTGAATTAGGCATAgcacttctttttctattatctattatcaaGTGATTTTTGGATACTTTGTTGATGCAATGGTGTTGGATGACTGccagattttatatatttgcaaACTATAAAGCCACTAGATTGGCCAGTGGTATTATATTATTGACTGTTATACCATTTTTCACATATTAGGTGCTCGATGCAACTGATAATGAACCTTGGGGTCCTCATGGTACTGCACTGGCAGAGATTGCACAGGCTaccaaaaaattgtaaaaaactatctatcttttctttttccggTTATGttgctttgtttttttttgttttcatattttgagAAATATTCTGATACTTGTTCTACTAAATCATTACTTCTTCTATACTAGTACTGAATGTCAAATGGTCATGAATGTCCTTTGGACAAGACTGGGCGAAACTGGAAAAGACTGGAGATATGTATACAAGGTAATGCTTTACAAATAATCATGTCATTTCCTAAGATTTTAAGATACAAAGAGAAGGCTTTTTGGATGTATTTTCTGTGTTGATACATACAATTTGCTTTTCTTTCAATAACTTGAATTACGTTTTGTCAGGCGTTGGCGGTTATTGAGTATTTGGTAGGAAATGGATCTGAACGTGCAGTTGATGACATTATAGAACATACTTTTCAGATTTCAGTAAGGAATTTTCTTGTATTTAGCTAATTTATGGTTGCAATTAACAACTGTGCTGACAAGTACATTAAGAGTATTTTCTGTCgtaattttaatttcctttggATTGGTAAAGGCACTTGCTAGTTTTGAATATGTTGAGCCAAGTGGGAAGGACGTGGGACTCAATGTAAGGAAGAAGGCTGAAACCATTGTGTCCCTTTTGAATGATAGGGATAAGATACATGATGTCAGAAATAAAGCTTCTGCAAACCGTGACAAGTAGGTCCAATTTGTCAATCTTTTCATTCCAGAATTATCAGGTCAACAAAACTACTACTGTAGAATGTGTTGTCagaaaaaaacatttcttaTTTGTCTTTTGGGTGGTCAATGTAGGTATATTGGAGTTTCTTCTAGTGGTATTACATACAAGTCTGGTGGGTCAGCCTCTTATAGTAGTGGTGGCTTCTCTCAGAGCAGTGGTAAGTATGGAGGCTTTGGATCTAGAGATGGTGACAGGTTTAGTGATAGCAATAGAGACAAGGGGGGATCTTATGATGACCATGGAAAATCAAACCATACTGTTGCAAGTGACAATCAAGACAACTCCTTCAAGAAGGGTTCATCACGATCTGTCAGGTAGGACAAATCTAACTGCTGTTATGGTTGGCAAATAActgtaaatgtatttttatgacCGTTCCATTCTATTAGCGGAGAATATTGTCATAGCCTTGGGTGTGTTTTTTGACAGCAACTGATGATTATTTTGCTACTTAGTgcataaatttagttatttcttcgaatttaattattgatggatGGCATTGTGGCTTATTCTGGAAAGCAATGTGACGGTAATAGAATGAAATGGCATTTGTACATATGTTAAAAGGGATAAAAAGGGTGAGTCCTGGCTTATTAGTAAGGTTTTGTCTTGATACTGATTGGTCAAGTGTTTGAATCCCAAAATAGCATTTTTGCATACGCAAGGGTAAGGTTGTGAACAATGACCCTCCCTAATACCTTATAGTGAGGAGCCTTTTGGCCTCAGAAGAACCTTTTGGCGTCAGAACAGAGTATGttagttttatttgttgtatATACAAAAGGTATGAGGAAATTTTTGGAGGTCAATTAATTCATTATAAGCATACCATCGTGCAAATGTATATCTGCACATAAGTTAAACTCGGTTACatccaatattaaataatatatattaatgtgctaaaaaaatattttaatttatatcttcCTTTACCTTGAGACAGCCTTGGTGCAAAATGAAACCTCCAATTTTGATACTATTGCTCATAGGAACAACATATTAGAtgaaaagtgaataataattagaaaagcACCACTTTAGATATTGATGCCATAAGATTAGGATTAGCACAAACTGTAATTTGCTCGTTTACTTTCCAAAAGGTTTTATTAATTTGTCATCTTTAGCATAAATTTTATCTTGTGGATCAATTAAAGTGATAGAGAGGTGTGCATAAACAGAAGATTATGGAAGCAGAAAGGAAGTTAAATATTGTCAGGGTTGGAGACATGTTACCTGTGAATGATACATGTTAGTTTTAAATGGGGAATTTGTTGAGTTGATTAGAAGCTTATctcaattttaaactttaacttGGCTATGGTTATTATTTAGGCAAATTTTTTCCCTCTTCATACTGCAATGATTTTATTGCCCTATCCTTATTCCAGAATGTCTGTCTTGCAGCAAAAGTCCAGAGAACAAGTCATCTAGAGTATCAAAGTCATCAACTAATGCAAATAATTATGGTTCAGTTCCTTCTCAGAGTTCAAGTGTACCTGGAAATAGTACTGAGGATGACATGGATGATTTTAATCCAAGAGGAACTTCTACCAGTaagtattttcaaaaaaaaaaaacatctccAATAATGTAATTGCTCATTCTATTGATACATTCATTTTAGAGGAATTGTTTTACCCATATAAGCTCACAAGTGAGTGATGTCATTGTCCTATACCGAGTTTCAATTGTTGATCGTGCaacaacattttgtttcttttcttccaaGAGATAATATTTcttgcaaagaaaaaaaaaatcttctagTAGAGCGTCTCTCCATGGGAGAACCACCCCAATCAAAATCACAACATCTAGGGACATGGGTATTTCCTTTATCTTCATTAAATAATCCTTGTCCTAGAGCCTTTTTTATACATCTTAAAATATGGATGACAACATTCTAATGATCAATACAAGGATTTTGCACAAACTAATTCACAACTCCCACTACAAAAGACAAATTTGGTTTAGTAATGGTAAGATAAATAAGTTTTCTAACCAGTCTTCTAAATCTTTTTGTATTAGACAAAACTTCTCCTTGTTCagccattaattttttatttggatcTATAGGACAATCGACTGGTTTACTGTCAATCATACTCGTCTCTTTCAGTATGTCAAGAGCATAAAACCCAAAGGATGTGACTTGACTTGGACCCCAAATGTTAAAATGAATTACAGAAAAGATAGAGTTGCATTTTGTTTCAGTTATTTTTGGGAAAGATTGAACATGTTTTCCTAATTTACATAACTCAAAATCTAAGGCTAGAAGTTTGCTAAGTTAGAAAATCatcctttttaattttgatagatTTGGATGACCTAAGCGATTATGCAAAAGCTTAGGAGATGGGGATTTTAAAGAAGACATTGACAGTCTAGTACCAAGATAGTAGATTTCTCTAAAATTCATGTCCTTCACCAATCAATTGACATGTaccacaaaaaaagaaaattgacatCAAAGGTTATGGTGCACTTTAAACTCCCTGAGACGTAACTTTGGGTCTATTGGCTAAAGTAATAATATGAAGAATTTTAGGAtgagaaatagaagaaaataatgaagcATTATCAAAAATGGGATCAAAAGCACCTGAATTGATTATCCATTAACTTTAACACAAGGGTTTGAGAAATTtgagtttttgaaaaaatagaatGAGTGAAAGACAGTGCTTGACTGCCAAACTTTATCCTGAGATATTCCTGATACCATTTGATTAGAGAACTTTGGTTTAGAAACTTTAGATTTGGAAATATGGGCTATCTTATCAGGCAAGCCATGTAAAAGGTAATAACTCTTTTGGGTGTGACCCATTCTTTTACGCTATGTGCATTGAGGATGCCCTTTACCACGAGGGCTCGCTCCTCACAACTTCCCTTTCCAAGAGTAGAACTTATGTCAGAGGAGATTGTCTTTCAATACATGTTGAACAAGGTTGAGGCAGGGAGACTATCCAATAATGGATTAGAGAATATAGAAGGCAACCTAGGTTTTCAAGTGAGAGAAACCGTGATCAACATTAGAAGACTTTACCAAATGGTTTCGGAACGAAGAACAAAGGGTAGAAATGGGCTCAGAGTGCTTCGACAAGTTAGTCTGTGGTGGTTTGGAAAGATTTCGACAATTGGAAGACGACGCGTGAGACACTTGTGATAAAACATTATGACGATGACAATGTGTAGGCCGGAATTATGATGTGCAACCAAGGCTTGGATCTTGGTAATCAAGGCTCATAGGACCCCAACGTGGAAAGACGAAACTTGGGCGGCAAATAGTGGCATACGACACAAACAATGACCAATTGACAATTCTTTTGTTAGACAAAGGCCGATAAGGGTAGGATCGACCTTCTGTGATATCAGcttgagaaaatataaaagaatagataATGACTCTTTGAGAGAGCTTGATCACTCCTCTCATGTTCtcacatttattttgaaagaattCTGATACAGTGTATAGAGAAGAGCAAAGATCAAACTAGAGTCCTAAGTACAAAGATAGGTATAGCTCACATAGCAATTTTGCAATACAACGACTTCCTACCTATATTTAATACCTATTCTAATACCTTCCAAGTCCAGCATACTGGTGGTAGAATCAATAATCGTTCTCACTATAAAGCTGACTACAAACTCTAGGAAATCCCCTTTCTCGCAATTCTTTGACTGTGCTGTGACTTGTGACTTGATTTTTTCTGttcaataaaaagaaatattaatctATTCATCGAAGTTGAGTATAAAGTACTACTGTTAAATGTGTGATTCTCATGCAGCTTGTACATGTCTTCAAAATTCAACCTTAAAGGCTAGTTGTCTGGGTAAACAAGTTACTTCATTAAGCATCCTACACTACTCAATGTCAAATATCCATAATACCCAAGTCCCTATCATAGACACTTAAACACTAGTTGAACCCTCCCTTAGAAGTTGTTAGTTCTCAAAGAGCCAGGCCACTTTTAAGTGAGTACTCCATTGAGCATTCCATAGTACTTGATGTTCATCTTTGGCatcccttttcttttctttctttgttttggCCTGCtttctttattcttataatGAAAGACTAAGGCCATTTGCTTCTGAAACAACCAATGAACAATGTTTCTGTAAGTTTTACACCCTCTATCAAACTAGCCACTGGcccaaaaagaagaaaaaccaaaTTAAGTATGTGGTGATAAATAACATTTTGCTATTGTCTCAAGTAGTAAAAGATGAGTAGGGTATTGTTTTCTCAGGAATTGTTTCTCAATAACAAAAGTCAATGTGAAAATTATTTGAACTTGATTGAGGTGAGAATTTCATTTGATTTCTCTAATTTaccttttaaaatgtatttttcagTTGCGGgattattttaccttttaaatgaTATGGAAAAATTTCATTCTTTCATCAGAAACTTCGCCAGGAAACTCTAACCAAGTTGATCTCTTTGGACAAGATTTAATTGGTGACTTCATGGATGCTCCCACATCTGTTCCTGTAGAGAAGCCAGCAACTGGTAATTTGCCAGAGGTTGATCTTTTTGCAGATGCATCATTTGTATCTGCAACACCTCAAATGGACAAAGGAGCCAGTTCTCAACCACAGGTTAGATTTAGATTTACCATTTGACTTGACCGTACACCATTGAAGTAAATATATTGGcctattttttatgttgaaataattttatttcatttctaaaataatgtttgataatattatgtggTCTTGGAGGGGAATCAAGACCAGAAGGCACGTAGTGTTAATGTTGTGCAATATTTTCACATGGTTCCAAGTGTATTAATTGCATGTGACAaaattgtttcttaattttaaattgtgatTGTGAATCTAACAAACTTACAGGCTTACCTTCTTTCTCAACATTTTATCTGTCACAGTGCTAAAATATTCCATTTGTGTCTGCTGATCATGTGTGTATAGGCTGAGGTGGATCTATTTGCTTCACAACCCGCAATTTCTACAGTTACACCAACAGCTGACTTGTTTTCCATTGCTGAACCAGTAGTGCAGCCAGACAGCAAGCCAGAGAAATCTGGTCCTGTGGATAACAGCTCGTTTGATCCGTTTGCTGCTGTTCCACTTAATAATTTTGATGGATCTGATATTTTTGGTGATTTTACTTCTCAATCTGATTCTGTGTCTTCCCAGCCCTCCAATAATGTTGTCAGGGATGACAAACATGATAACATCACTGGTAAAACTTTAGCAGACACTAAAGTTCCTTCTAAAAAGGATACTTTCCAGGTGAAGTCTGGTGTCTGGGCTGATTCACTAAGCCGCGGACTGATCGATCTCAATATAACTGCCCGTAAGTTAATTATCATGACTATTAGTTTTACATTATCTGTTGTTTTCCTCCTAGAGTATATTCAAGCACCTATGGGACATAACACGGTGCCTCTAACAATTAATGCGTTGCATTCTTTTATATGATATATGCAATAGTCTTGCTAAAAGATAAGTACATTATTAATTGGGTTGGATGATCTTAATAACCTAGTGTGTTCATCCACTACCCCTTTGCTTGAGCAATATGATTGAATGTTTTCATGTAGTAAATTCAGTAGTGCAACTTGTTCTGtttctttgtttattattattaatagtaggTTCTGGTATTTGTTTTTGCAGCTAAAAAAGTATCCCTTGCGGATGTTGGGATTGTGGGTGACTTGAGCGATGGATCGGAGGGAAAGGAGAAAGGGCCTCCACCTTCATTTTATATGGGGAGAGCTATGGGTTCAGGTTTAGGTTCAGGTTCAGGAAGTATTGGACTTGGTAGGTCTGGATTCACTCCTTCACAACCAGCACCTGCAGACGACATATTCTCAAGCCTTGGCTCCCAACAATATCAATTCGGTGCGTTCCAGAAGTAAAAATCTCAATCACATTTTCACTCATTCTTTGTGTGTCGGCATTACAAAGCTTGTTAAGCTTTTTGGCATGGTTTTGTTGGTATATATTTCTCAATATTTtgtgattatattattttaaacctTAAGCTACTGTTGCGTCTAAAATGCTGCTCATGTCTGATCGATTGCCATCCAGCGGACTAAAGTGCCGAAACATATGGTGGCACTACTTTGAGTTGTAAAATATCCGTGTCAGCTATAAGAGTGTTGATGTTGTTACAGATCAACATGCCTTGTATTTCCCTTGTGTCTTGAGACATCTTCAAAGTGACGAATTAATAAGACACCAGAGgatatttgttttctaaattgACCTGTTTTTACATCAaaacaaaagttatatttttgttataaccTTAAAATGAATCAAACGGAAATGAGAGTTTATCGTGAGTGATGAGCCAACATGTCTACAGTGGTGTGTTCTTTTTTCATTAACTCGATCCATTGGAGGAGCAATCTTAATCTCTGCTCATCCGAACGTTTGAAATGGGTTTTCTGCTTGTTAGTCGATGAATGCAATCGTAGATTTTCGTgttcattttatcataaaatt from Vigna unguiculata cultivar IT97K-499-35 chromosome 8, ASM411807v1, whole genome shotgun sequence encodes:
- the LOC114194379 gene encoding clathrin interactor EPSIN 1 isoform X1, translating into MDFMKVFDQTVREIKREVNLKVLKVPEIEQKVLDATDNEPWGPHGTALAEIAQATKKFTECQMVMNVLWTRLGETGKDWRYVYKALAVIEYLVGNGSERAVDDIIEHTFQISALASFEYVEPSGKDVGLNVRKKAETIVSLLNDRDKIHDVRNKASANRDKYIGVSSSGITYKSGGSASYSSGGFSQSSGKYGGFGSRDGDRFSDSNRDKGGSYDDHGKSNHTVASDNQDNSFKKGSSRSVSKSPENKSSRVSKSSTNANNYGSVPSQSSSVPGNSTEDDMDDFNPRGTSTKTSPGNSNQVDLFGQDLIGDFMDAPTSVPVEKPATGNLPEVDLFADASFVSATPQMDKGASSQPQAEVDLFASQPAISTVTPTADLFSIAEPVVQPDSKPEKSGPVDNSSFDPFAAVPLNNFDGSDIFGDFTSQSDSVSSQPSNNVVRDDKHDNITGKTLADTKVPSKKDTFQVKSGVWADSLSRGLIDLNITAPKKVSLADVGIVGDLSDGSEGKEKGPPPSFYMGRAMGSGLGSGSGSIGLGRSGFTPSQPAPADDIFSSLGSQQYQFGAFQK
- the LOC114194379 gene encoding clathrin interactor EPSIN 1 isoform X2; this translates as MDFMKVFDQTVREIKREVNLKVLKVPEIEQKVLDATDNEPWGPHGTALAEIAQATKKFTECQMVMNVLWTRLGETGKDWRYVYKALAVIEYLVGNGSERAVDDIIEHTFQISALASFEYVEPSGKDVGLNVRKKAETIVSLLNDRDKIHDVRNKASANRDKYIGVSSSGITYKSGGSASYSSGGFSQSSGKYGGFGSRDGDRFSDSNRDKGGSYDDHGKSNHTVASDNQDNSFKKGSSRSVSKSPENKSSRVSKSSTNANNYGSVPSQSSSVPGNSTEDDMDDFNPRGTSTNLIGDFMDAPTSVPVEKPATGNLPEVDLFADASFVSATPQMDKGASSQPQAEVDLFASQPAISTVTPTADLFSIAEPVVQPDSKPEKSGPVDNSSFDPFAAVPLNNFDGSDIFGDFTSQSDSVSSQPSNNVVRDDKHDNITGKTLADTKVPSKKDTFQVKSGVWADSLSRGLIDLNITAPKKVSLADVGIVGDLSDGSEGKEKGPPPSFYMGRAMGSGLGSGSGSIGLGRSGFTPSQPAPADDIFSSLGSQQYQFGAFQK